The Latilactobacillus sakei subsp. sakei DSM 20017 = JCM 1157 genome includes a window with the following:
- a CDS encoding M42 family metallopeptidase → MLNQETINLMQSLTDINGVASNERLVAARLKQDYEQLADEVIYDNLGSIYAVKKSQIPNAPHVMVSGHMDEVGLIVTKVLDNGLLQALLLGDMSTNSLLGASVQGDFAGKNYQGTILAQTENNQVVDKTNKVQVDLGFLSKAAVEKAGVQLGDTLSFATSFVQTESGVLMSRNWNGRYAPILGIELLQALQNVELPFDLYVGCTVQEQVGLRGIQTATNKVAPDLAIMLDTDAAFDYQTDSDDRIGVLGDGVLLNYYDKTVLPNRLLLQTFRETCEQDQIPYQYYYSLADSEAGWVNKLRTGCPTLFVNIPVRNMNTPRSVIAAADYQAAKAGLIQFIKQIDNDSLQAFKAENR, encoded by the coding sequence ATGCTAAATCAAGAAACAATCAATCTGATGCAGTCACTAACTGACATTAACGGGGTTGCTAGCAATGAACGGTTAGTGGCGGCGCGTTTAAAACAAGATTATGAGCAACTAGCAGATGAAGTGATTTACGATAACTTAGGATCGATTTATGCAGTGAAAAAGAGTCAAATACCAAATGCACCACACGTAATGGTTTCGGGGCATATGGACGAGGTTGGTCTAATCGTGACTAAAGTGTTAGATAATGGCTTATTGCAAGCTTTATTACTCGGCGACATGTCAACTAATAGCTTGTTAGGCGCCAGTGTCCAAGGCGATTTTGCTGGGAAAAATTATCAAGGCACTATTTTAGCACAAACGGAAAATAATCAAGTTGTTGATAAAACGAATAAAGTGCAAGTCGACCTTGGCTTTTTAAGTAAAGCAGCAGTTGAAAAGGCTGGTGTGCAGTTAGGTGATACGCTCAGTTTTGCAACATCATTTGTTCAAACTGAAAGTGGCGTTTTGATGAGTCGCAATTGGAATGGTCGCTATGCACCTATTCTAGGAATTGAATTATTACAAGCCTTGCAAAATGTTGAACTACCATTTGATTTATATGTGGGATGCACAGTTCAGGAACAAGTGGGTTTACGAGGAATTCAGACGGCGACGAATAAAGTAGCGCCTGATTTAGCAATCATGTTAGATACGGATGCCGCTTTTGATTATCAAACGGATTCTGATGACCGGATAGGCGTTTTAGGGGATGGTGTTTTATTGAACTACTATGACAAAACAGTTTTACCTAATCGGTTATTACTCCAAACTTTCCGTGAAACTTGTGAACAAGATCAAATTCCTTATCAATATTACTATTCATTGGCCGATTCTGAAGCAGGTTGGGTGAATAAGTTACGGACAGGTTGTCCAACGCTTTTCGTGAATATTCCGGTTAGAAATATGAATACGCCACGCTCGGTAATTGCTGCTGCTGATTATCAAGCTGCTAAGGCGGGATTGATTCAATTTATTAAGCAAATCGATAATGATAGTCTTCAAGCGTTTAAAGCAGAAAATCGATAA
- a CDS encoding M42 family metallopeptidase yields MVEETIDIDLLRRLSEADGIGGREREVSRLVHDYAQPYVDEISYDNLGSIILKQNGTVNEGPKVMLSAHMDEVGFVVRQITPEGYLKLLPVGGWWGHVMPAQEMTVTTATGQKYIGIVGSRAPHGLPDEVKNKVMTPMTMFLDMGVADRQAIEALGIRIGDMITPYIPFRQMNDPNFLAGKAWDDRFSLGAELEVMKRTAQKPHEATLFFTGSTQEEVGIRGARTAVHQIQPDLAIALDVTTAKDTPLDNESSNRLGGGVVLAVLDSLTMANKGLLYRMERLVADLKLDVRYDFMTVGGTDACNIHKAMDGVVTMTISMPTRYMHSPRLMVHQDDYKQTIQLLTSFCQSLSKADVALFKEATRQALEKTY; encoded by the coding sequence ATGGTAGAAGAGACAATCGATATAGATTTATTACGCCGGCTCAGTGAAGCCGACGGCATTGGCGGTCGTGAACGTGAAGTGAGTCGGCTAGTGCATGACTACGCCCAACCATATGTAGATGAAATTAGTTATGATAACTTAGGGTCAATTATTCTAAAGCAAAATGGTACGGTAAATGAAGGCCCTAAAGTCATGTTGTCAGCACATATGGACGAAGTGGGTTTTGTGGTTCGTCAAATTACACCAGAGGGTTATCTTAAGTTATTACCAGTTGGCGGTTGGTGGGGACACGTGATGCCTGCTCAAGAAATGACTGTCACAACAGCAACTGGTCAAAAATATATTGGTATTGTGGGCAGTCGGGCGCCACATGGTTTACCTGATGAGGTTAAGAATAAGGTGATGACGCCAATGACGATGTTTTTGGATATGGGGGTCGCTGATCGTCAGGCAATCGAAGCGTTAGGAATTCGTATTGGAGATATGATTACACCGTATATTCCGTTTAGGCAAATGAATGATCCTAACTTCTTAGCTGGGAAAGCGTGGGATGACCGTTTCAGTTTGGGTGCGGAATTAGAAGTGATGAAACGGACAGCGCAAAAGCCGCATGAAGCAACGCTCTTTTTCACAGGTTCGACACAAGAAGAAGTAGGGATTCGTGGTGCACGGACAGCGGTTCATCAGATTCAACCAGATTTAGCAATTGCACTCGATGTCACAACAGCTAAGGACACGCCACTCGATAATGAAAGCAGTAATCGATTAGGTGGTGGGGTTGTCTTAGCGGTACTAGATTCTTTAACGATGGCTAACAAAGGGTTGTTGTACCGAATGGAACGTCTTGTTGCCGATTTAAAATTAGATGTGCGGTATGACTTTATGACCGTTGGTGGGACTGATGCTTGTAATATTCATAAGGCGATGGATGGTGTCGTGACAATGACGATTTCGATGCCAACCCGCTATATGCATTCACCACGGTTGATGGTTCATCAAGATGATTACAAACAAACGATTCAGTTATTGACCTCGTTTTGTCAGTCACTATCGAAGGCTGACGTTGCACTGTTTAAAGAAGCGACGCGTCAAGCTTTAGAAAAGACGTATTAA